The following proteins are co-located in the Streptomyces sp. DT2A-34 genome:
- a CDS encoding YbaB/EbfC family nucleoid-associated protein produces the protein MSSPYDQHIEELLGAYRRERAQVGELQRRMREVKASATAPRQALKVTVNSQGEVTEIEFPTGAYKRMAPVELSQMLVTTIQKARATAMTDVAEVLSGHLPAGMSAADLLQGKADLGGLLPETPPMADEVQEYIAGGRPGRGSGPRIARPPVA, from the coding sequence ATGTCGAGTCCGTACGACCAGCACATAGAAGAGCTGCTGGGCGCGTATCGCAGGGAGCGGGCGCAGGTCGGCGAACTGCAGCGCAGGATGCGTGAGGTCAAGGCCAGCGCGACGGCTCCCCGGCAGGCTCTGAAGGTCACCGTGAACTCGCAGGGCGAGGTCACCGAGATCGAGTTCCCCACCGGCGCCTACAAGCGCATGGCTCCCGTGGAGCTCTCCCAGATGCTCGTCACGACCATCCAGAAGGCCCGGGCGACGGCCATGACGGACGTCGCCGAGGTCCTGTCCGGTCACCTTCCCGCAGGGATGTCCGCCGCCGACCTGCTCCAGGGCAAGGCCGATCTCGGCGGACTGCTGCCGGAGACGCCGCCCATGGCGGACGAGGTCCAGGAGTACATCGCTGGCGGCCGTCCCGGCCGAGGGTCCGGCCCCCGTATCGCACGGCCTCCGGTCGCCTGA